AAATGCAACTCAGTATTATAGgtagtatagtatatataggGCTGTTACATAAACTTTGATGCCAATGCTGTGGTTAGAAGTATAGTTTGAATGTTTCACAGAATTTTACACTTGCTCCTTCTTCACAGCACTAAAGTGTccattttttccattgttgttGTAGGATATGGGGAGATCTATCCGGTTACCCTGCCTGGTAAGGTGGTGTGTATCTTGTATGCCATGGTGGGCATCCCTCTCATGCTTCTGGTCATCCTCGATGTCGGAGATTTCCTTGCTATGCTGATGTCCAGAGCCTACATCCGCATTCACGCCCTCTGCCAAAGCCTTTCCTCCCACACCTGGTCACCACGGAAGGCTCAGAAGAGAGCAGGGGACTCGAGCCACCAGTCCCTGGAAGACGGTACTTTTGTTTTCAGCCAAGATGTTGTGGTCCGTGAACCCCTTGACATCCGGCAGGTCCTGCACAGTCAGGCGGCTGTGAGGCACAATTCCATCCAGctccaaaacaacaaagagatCTTTGAGAAGATTCTTGCCAGGGAGAATTTACTTAGAAAGGGCCCACTGCTCAGGAGCCTCTCCTGTCCAGAGCTAGACCGCTTGCCCCCATCGCCCAAAGGATATGCCATATGGGACTTCACAGGGTTAGGAGATGGTATGGAAATGCTGGATGTACCATTTGTGCTGATTCTGCTGGTCGTATTTGCTTACATATTGTTTGGAGGTTTGATTCTTCCGTTGTGGGAAACAGAATTCAAGAACTTTGACCCCTACTACTTCTGCTTCATCACACTCACTACCATCGGTTTTGGCGACATTGTACCGGAGCACCCCAAGTATTTCATGCTTACCTCTCTCTTTATCATTGTTGGCATGGCCATCATGTCCATGGCTTTCAAGCTGGGCCAAACACGAATTGTAAGCTGCTACCGCCAGTGCATCAAGTTCATCAGCAGGGGAAATTTCGACGCTTTCAAAAATGAAGACAAGAACTAAGTCATCAATGGTGTCTCTGCCTCATGTCCAAGAGTTGTTGAAACTCACAGTCCTGGCTTTGAAACAAGCCCAAAAGGGGAGGCTGGGGTCCAGTGCATTCTTTGTGCTGGCTATTCGGTTATAAGCatgagcaaaataaaaaaaagtgtgcatgtgCCAAACGCTTTTGCCCATTGAAGTGGAATGTTATTCTTCAAATTCTGGTTATCTAGATACAGTATCTCTCCAGGGAATGACTCATGCCCCAATTCCACCTGGTATTATCTGTATGTGGATATGTTATCTGGATAATTACATCTATTCTGTGAGCctttgtgatcagatctcaatatgcaaattagcaaGGCAGAGCTGGTGCACTTGTCAACAAATATGGTGCATCCCAGGTCAAGAAAACTGCAGCCACGAACAGAAGAGGCAGGAAGAGGCGGAGCTAGGTGACCTTTCATCTTaatgggatgtttttttttcttgtgaatgtGGTTACACTGTACAGATTGCATTTACATCTGtctgagatccaatcacaatgtGAGCgtgaccacctccaaatgtgatCTGGCTGATACAATCACATCTGATCACAATGTGTTTTGAGTGCATTAACATGCGTTtttccagatacagatcacatgttcatACAAGGTGTAAATGGGGTATTAGCTGTGCTGTACCATACTGCCAAAAAGCACCACTGAGGGAGGGCACAATAGTGTTGCATTTGATTATAAGTCAGAACTCTGGATTTATTCTTTGCGAGGTAAATCTaacatatgttttgtttaatttttttaaacttcactTTATAACAATGTCAGATGAACATGGCTgcccacacacaaatattacCATTTCAAGACTGTGATATGAACCCTAAGGTTAGGGGAAGGGCTAGGTTTAGGGTTTTGACTGTACATTGTCAAAACATGCATACAAGCATACCGATGAACTACCATTAGTTCATTAAACCTGTCCAGTCAAAGGTTTCTGTGAGCAGCCAACACTTTACTGCAGGCAATCATCTTTTCCACCTCAGTAGCTCAAAGGTACAGAAGTCGGCAATGATGCATTTTCtacttaaaaaatataaatcaacaAAAATGGTGAAGTAAAAATTATAATCCACTATAATGGGCCTGCAGAAAAACTAGTACAGCATTGCTAATTTATCAACTCAGTAGCCAAAATAACAGGAGCACCTTATACTGGTGATGGTACATCTAATACTGCAGCTTCAATGGTGTGCTCAGCAGGAAGGGCCATTTCTGCTGTGGCTCTGTACTGAAGCTGGTATTGTTTAGTGAATGTGACATCATTGGTTATGTTCAAAGCTTAGTTTAGGATGTACACTGGCATTGGTTCCGGGTGCGCATTCACAATTTGAATATATAAGAGGGAAAATCCTAAAAGCCAGTGAGATTGTGACAAATGAGAttgtatcatattttatgagTATTGTGTTGAGCCAGGGACCAACAGCTAGGCacatattttctgatattttgttttgatttctcccattaaaatatatacatggTACTTTTTATCCTGACATTATATCCGTGTCACTAGCATACCCACTGCCTCATCAACAGTTTAAGCAGTATATTTACAAGCATATTCTGTGCCCTCTGCTCAGTTAAAAAAGCATGTTAACTGTCAAAAGCCTGTTCACTGCCTagtaaaaatataacatttatgACACACAGACATTGTCCCACCCTATAATTATGTTTTACTATGGTAAACCATTCGCACAATAGACTGGAATGACACGTGACAATTACTCATCATTTTAAAGAAACTTTAATAGTTGGATGTAGTGTAATAATGCAGATAATTTATTATTCTGCATCAAAGCTGATCATTACCGGGATTGAATTACATCTGCCTcccaacacaacaacaaaaccacagAACTGAAAGAAAGCTGTAGATATTTTTTATGTCAGGAATGAGCTCATACTGTTGTTTCCTTCTGtgacacatgtaaacaaatatacaacattAAATTTCTATTATAAATTAGATCAATTCTACAGTGTTGTTTCACTGTATTTTGCATTGTATAATTATCTGGCCACTTGAACCACCAGAGTAAAACCACAGCATAGGAGTTTAACAGCAAACTGACACAAAATGGTAAGATAATGTCCATGAAAATTGAATTTACCGTATAATCCTTAGCATGTAGTGAAATCCTTTGTAGGGGCACCCTGAGACTCTCACTGACCCCATTGCATCCTCTGCCTCCATTCTCAGCTTTCAATCTGTTTAAATCAGGACTTCCAGTAGGCTAAGCTTTTGTATCAGTGCTCATCTGTGATGCAATGAACTAATCCATATTATGTTTTTCATCACCATACCATGTGCTGTAATTTTCATGTGAGTGTGAAGGCTTGTACTAATAAATTTTCATCACTGGTTTGCTGTATGCTGTCTTTTGTAATATGTAGATGCATGTTGCCTGTAagtgtgatgtttttcttcttcttgtgcaGCTCTACCCATGATTCCACCTCCTGCATGTCACATTACTACAGACCACAAGAGGCTCATTTCTCATATTTTGTTTGTCTATTGGTGTTCAACAAATATGAACTTTCCAAAGCCAGCTTTAATGCAAATCACTTGCTTTTAGTTTAAAACCTATATATTCCTTTGAATGGAtacagtaatatacagtattgaaccatgtttgttttatttgtaagcACAAGTACTAGTGGATTTTGATCAGATTTGGATGAGGATTTTCACGAGTGTATTTCTTCAAGGCAACAATAGAAGTTTCATTTTATGACCTGTTGCGCGTCATGGCCTGCATCTCTCAATGTTCCTTgtgttttattccattttatgtgttttgattGTATCTTAATACACTGCCATATATCCATGAACTGTCTCTTGAAAGCTACCTCTAACTTGAGACCTTTGGTATGGTGACATGGTCCAATGGCATCAGGACTTGTCAATATCTATACACTGTTATGCTCACATTTTCTTTGTTGATGCTTGAAGAAGGCTGCTTGAAGCAAAGACTTCTAGCAACATGTCATATTTTGGGAAAGTATCTCCTACTGAATATACAATATTAAAGTTACTACTAACTACAGCTACTGGTTAAATGTGGGGTTGTAAACATATATAACATGGTGTAAGTACATACATGAGTGTAGTTGTACTAGTATCTATAAGTATATGTAGTTCAGTTCTTGAGTTATATGTACTTAGTTGATTTTCACCTCTGCAGTTATGTAATAATTTGGTTTATTGTGCTATTACTCAATTTATTTAGAGGcacatttgttatgttttctaGCTGTTATGAACTCATCAGTTACTACAtatattaatgtgaaaatatgtaaGACTGTTGAGTAATTCTGGAGCAGGTCAGTGGAAACCCTGTTGCAGCAGCCTCACAAGAACACAAGATGGTGCTACTGTAAAACCATGAGGAGGTGAGAGAGTGAAGACTCACTTAATACTGGTAGgctttcactgttttatttctctcagttTTGAGAGACGTTTGGTATTTGAGatgtaaatgttcatttaaaaaacacataaatgcttTTCTCTGGGTAAAGTCAATCTCCTGTGGAGGAAGCAGAAGGTAGAACCAATCGGCAGGGCTAGGAGAGTGGTGAGAGTAGCAGCCAAGAGGAGTGATGTGTAGAAAGTGAAATGGCTGAAAAGTTAGAGAAAGAGATACAATCTATGAATATGGCATGGAGAGGTTAGGTCTAATCAACAGCTCAGTGCAGAAAGCCAGAATACCAGGTTTTTCGGGATGCTTGGAACACACAAGCATGATGTGGCATCAAATCTAGTCAGCAAAGAGGGAAAGAAGATACTTGACTTACATGTGGTATTCTGGGATTGTTCTACTTAGTCTACTGTGGAAAGTGTTATATTATGCTGACTGAATTACAGCTATGATGAAACATAGTGCTGATGCCTCTCCATTATCTAGTAAAATGAGACACTGAACCTTCAACTCAATTTTAATGCCTGCAAAGGTAGGCACTGAAAGTCATGAACAAGAGAACGAGAAGATCAGTGAACACAAGGAAAGCTGTGTCACTCTCGTTGCCATTGCCTTAAAGATAAACTCCAcactattttttattatttcttttttgcgCTATAAACACTTAGATTCTTATTGGCATTTGATGCTAATGTTGATATGGGTGATTTTTTCAACAATGTACAAATTGTGTGTACATTGTACTGCTCAAAATTAACTTGTGTTTGGTTGGAATTTGAAAGTTCTGTTACACCAAATTCTCTTGCACCTCCCTAACCATGACATAACAGGCAAGACTCAGAGgtctatttctttctttgttgaCTCCTCTCAACTACGGTAGCAGTTGCTGCGCCAAATTTATTAGCAGAACACTGGCTGACCAGTTTGTGCCTCTAAGCTGCTAGTAACATCAGTAGAAACTGAAAAGCTGAAGTTAGGGACCATCTAAAAATAGACAGCATACACAACCTCCATTTGAGGAGAGTTGTGCAATATGGCCTAATGCAATTCTTTTCCCACTATTGATTTCCACTCAAACCATTAACAATTAAGCAGCTTTTAGACTCAGTTTAGACTTCTTTTTTGAAGGTTGGGTGTATAAAAGGTGGTAGAAAACAATTAAGGAGACTACAAAATTTCTAACAAAGTCCTGTGTAAACCCCATCCACCTCTGAATACAGATGTTTGTGACATAAATGATTTCTgtaaatttaaaatcttttttaatcCTGTGTACCACCTCTATGAAATGTGTCACAATGGGTAAACAGCAGTCTGAGGCAGGTTTACCACAAAGTCACACCAAACATGTCTCATTTGTAGCAACGCTGAAAGCACAACACCAGGGATCCAGGGATGGCATTATCAGTTGGACTGAAATATTGGATGGTTGTTATCAAActtggtacagatattcaagcaccccagaggatgaactgtagtaactttggtgatcctctaaTTTTGCTCTAGTgtcaccatcaggtcaaaagtCTAATTTGTCCAGCatttgtttatgaccaaatacttgcaaaactaattgTGACACCTGTCTAGGATCTGATATGAATACAGGTGAACTTCAATAATGACACCCCAACAGACACCAAAACTACTACCAGTGCCATAGCAAACTCTAAATGATAATCACCACAAATCAACAGGTGAACTCTCACTGCACCAGGTGCTCCCATGACTGGAGGCCAACACCAGCCGCAGcattaaaaaaggtaaaactgtAAAGTAGCACGATACTCAGTCTACTAAAACACAAGAagtaaaacaatgtaaaatgaACAGTGCAAAGTAAATGGCAACCAGCATTTCGCCTGTATATTGAGCAAAGCACATAATCTCAGTCTAACCATAAGTGAACACATCTTAATAGCAAAGAGACATTCTCATACCTTGCCACTGCCACTAGTCCTGCACTGTTACAaccctttaaaaagaaaaaaaaattgttccaGGCCCACATTTTAAGTTCAATCATTCAATATCAACATGAAAATCCAATACCTCAGGGTGCATTTGCACCCCTACATTACCCTAACAATTAAATAATCCTagttaaaacacaaatactttGTTTGGCTTACCAAGGTAGCATGTGCAGAGGAGTGATCACAGGAGCAGGAATGAAGCTGACACACCTGTGCTTCATGAGCCTCTTAATGGTTAAGGTGCTCTCAACCTGATTAGCCAAATTGTGCCTGGGCCTTAATATCCCTCAACCACATAATGACATTCCAAGCAACTTCacctgtactttgtgtttagtgcgAGTCAACAattattagcatgctaacacgtcAAACTAAGAGAGTgaacaaagtaaaacatgttGCCATGCTGATgctagcatttagctcaaagcattgcTATGCCCAAGAACAGCCTGTGGTGGCACTGAAGAAAAGTCATAATTCCTTTACTTTAAGAAAGCAGCAACACTATAATCTAAGTTTAAAATCCTGCATCAAAACAAGTAGTGGAGGAAAGTAAAATTCAGTTCAAT
This genomic stretch from Thunnus albacares chromosome 14, fThuAlb1.1, whole genome shotgun sequence harbors:
- the kcnk18 gene encoding potassium channel subfamily K member 18 yields the protein MMCAALNQRISVKDESRKCAARSWKLLPHLMLCLSLVAYAALGAIMFQHIEGGSETDIQKEYHGFLVDIVRLVQNDTNNTSYTEENIVKKVKDKMATFKSIWFQRPDRWSFFGSMFFCCTVFTTVGYGEIYPVTLPGKVVCILYAMVGIPLMLLVILDVGDFLAMLMSRAYIRIHALCQSLSSHTWSPRKAQKRAGDSSHQSLEDGTFVFSQDVVVREPLDIRQVLHSQAAVRHNSIQLQNNKEIFEKILARENLLRKGPLLRSLSCPELDRLPPSPKGYAIWDFTGLGDGMEMLDVPFVLILLVVFAYILFGGLILPLWETEFKNFDPYYFCFITLTTIGFGDIVPEHPKYFMLTSLFIIVGMAIMSMAFKLGQTRIVSCYRQCIKFISRGNFDAFKNEDKN